The Fibrobacter sp. UWR4 sequence GGCTTGGAAGAAACTTTAGGCCTGTAAGACCGCGACGAAGCCAACACACTCAACCTCACCCACTCCACGGGAGAATTATGTTTTTAGACGAAAAATCAATCGAAGTACGCTCCGGCAAAGGCGGCGACGGCATCTGCAGTTTCCACCGTGAAAAATTTGTACCTCTGGGCGGCCCCGATGGCGGAGATGGCGGCCGTGGCGGCCACGTCATTCTCCAAGTCAATGAACAGTATTCCACCCTATTGGACATGGGCAACGCACGCCTGTACAAAGCTCAAGGCGGACAGCCCGGTGGCGCAAAGCGTTGCACCGGCCGTTCAGCAGAAGACCTGATTGTAGATGTCCCCAAGGGCACTATCGTGAAGGACGCCGAAGGCCGTATCCTTGCAGACCTGACCGAGGACGGCCAGCGCTGGATTGCCGCACGCGGCGGTAAGGGCGGCATGGGAAACCAGCATTTTGCAACTCCTTCCAACCAGGCTCCTCGTAAGTGCACTCCTGGTGAAGCAGGCGAAAAACGCGAACTGTTCCTGGAACTGAAGCTCATGGCAGATGTCGGCCTGGTAGGTTTTCCCAACGCAGGCAAGTCTAGTCTCGTGAACAAGATTTCCAGCGGACGTCCTAAGGTAGGTGACTATCCCTTTACCACTCTGGAACCGGTACTCGGCATCGTCCAGATGAACGGACACAGCTTCGTTGTTGCGGACATTCCGGGTCTTCTGGAAGGCGCTAGCGAAGGCAAGGGTCTGGGCCATCAGTTCCTGAAGCACATCGAACGCACTCATACACTTTTGTTCGTAATCGACGGATTTGCAGAAAACGCATACGAACAGTTCAGCGTTCTCAAGAGCGAACTTGCTGCATTCCACCCGAAGCTCGCAAAGAAGCCCTACGTTATCGCACTTAACAAGAACGATCTTGGAATCGATAATGCCATTAAGGAATTCGCTGACCACAAGGAAAAGGTCATTGTGACTTCCGCTGTTACCGGCGATGGCTGCCATGAATTGCAGCAGGCTTTGGACGAAGCTGTCCCCCACGTTCAAAAGAAGAAGGTGGGCTGGGAATCCAAGAAGGTCGTAGAAGCCAAGACCATGAAGGCTGCAGAAAAGACCAAGGCAAAGGCTGCCCGAAAGGAAGCTTCAAAGAAGCCAGTTTCCAAGGTCCCCGCCAAGAAACCCGTAGCTCGTAAGGCTCCAGCAAAGAAGAAATAAGGTTTATTAGTCAATGGCAAAAAAAGAACAAGCAACACCAGTCATCCAGAATAGAAAGGCAAACCACCTTTACTTCGTGGATGAGACCTTCGAAGTGGGCATCATGCTCATCGGTTCCGAAGTCAAATCCATTCGCGATGGTAAGTGTACCATCGGAGAAGCCTGGATTGACCTGGACGAAGAGAAGGACGAACTGTGGTTGGTTGGAGCCCATATTGACGAATATCTTTTCGCAAACCGATTCAACCATTTCCCCGCAAGACGCCGCAAGCTTCTGGCACATGTCCATGAAATCCA is a genomic window containing:
- the smpB gene encoding SsrA-binding protein SmpB encodes the protein MAKKEQATPVIQNRKANHLYFVDETFEVGIMLIGSEVKSIRDGKCTIGEAWIDLDEEKDELWLVGAHIDEYLFANRFNHFPARRRKLLAHVHEIQKMRKAKEQKGCTLIPLKIYFKNRRAKLEMGICRGKDQHDKRQSIMERDAKMEMARAAKAHK
- the obgE gene encoding GTPase ObgE, with product MFLDEKSIEVRSGKGGDGICSFHREKFVPLGGPDGGDGGRGGHVILQVNEQYSTLLDMGNARLYKAQGGQPGGAKRCTGRSAEDLIVDVPKGTIVKDAEGRILADLTEDGQRWIAARGGKGGMGNQHFATPSNQAPRKCTPGEAGEKRELFLELKLMADVGLVGFPNAGKSSLVNKISSGRPKVGDYPFTTLEPVLGIVQMNGHSFVVADIPGLLEGASEGKGLGHQFLKHIERTHTLLFVIDGFAENAYEQFSVLKSELAAFHPKLAKKPYVIALNKNDLGIDNAIKEFADHKEKVIVTSAVTGDGCHELQQALDEAVPHVQKKKVGWESKKVVEAKTMKAAEKTKAKAARKEASKKPVSKVPAKKPVARKAPAKKK